In Fusobacterium canifelinum, a genomic segment contains:
- a CDS encoding 5-formyltetrahydrofolate cyclo-ligase, with amino-acid sequence MNKKEARTLIKERRMNLSKEYIDVASDKIFEKLLQNEDFKNAKTVMSYMDFKNEVKTDRINTFIKNSGKILVLPKVVDKETMIVIEDKNQYIVSPFGNKEPDGEEYKGSIDVIITPGVAFDRDKNRVGFGRGYYDRFFVKQPNAKKIAIAFEKQIIDEGIETDKYDKKVDILITEDEIIK; translated from the coding sequence ATGAATAAAAAAGAAGCTAGAACTTTAATAAAAGAAAGAAGAATGAATTTATCTAAAGAATATATTGATGTTGCTAGTGATAAAATATTTGAAAAATTACTACAAAATGAAGATTTTAAAAATGCCAAAACTGTTATGAGTTATATGGACTTTAAAAATGAAGTAAAAACAGATAGAATAAATACTTTCATAAAGAATTCTGGGAAAATTTTAGTTCTACCAAAAGTTGTTGATAAAGAAACAATGATTGTGATAGAAGATAAAAATCAATATATTGTTAGTCCTTTTGGAAATAAAGAGCCTGATGGAGAAGAATACAAAGGAAGCATTGATGTAATTATTACACCAGGGGTTGCTTTTGACAGAGATAAAAATAGAGTGGGTTTTGGTAGAGGATATTATGATAGATTTTTTGTAAAACAACCTAATGCAAAAAAGATTGCAATAGCTTTTGAAAAACAAATAATTGATGAAGGTATTGAAACTGATAAATACGATAAAAAAGTTGATATTTTAATAACTGAAGATGAGATAATAAAATAG
- a CDS encoding uracil-DNA glycosylase family protein: MDEISELWEDLKFEAGSIGNELLPKDRQEVYIGMGDRNADVLFVGNDPKLYLAEDYKVESKSSGAFLIRLLDVVEYLPETYYITTLSKREIKIKNFNEEERKKLIDLLFMQILLISPKIVVFLGKEVAQLIENEEIDFDNERGQFKKWRGDVETYLTYDVETVIKARNDSGKKAAIALNFLNDMKNIKERLNNDE; encoded by the coding sequence ATGGACGAAATATCAGAATTATGGGAAGACTTAAAGTTTGAAGCTGGAAGCATTGGAAACGAATTATTACCCAAAGATAGACAAGAAGTATATATTGGAATGGGGGATAGAAATGCTGATGTTTTATTTGTTGGAAATGACCCGAAACTTTATTTAGCTGAAGACTACAAGGTTGAAAGCAAGTCAAGTGGAGCATTTTTAATAAGGCTTTTAGATGTTGTTGAATATTTACCTGAAACATATTACATAACTACACTTAGTAAAAGAGAAATAAAAATAAAGAATTTCAATGAAGAAGAAAGAAAAAAATTAATAGATTTACTCTTTATGCAAATTTTATTAATTTCTCCAAAAATTGTTGTCTTTCTTGGAAAAGAAGTTGCACAACTAATTGAAAATGAAGAAATTGATTTTGATAATGAAAGAGGGCAATTCAAAAAATGGAGAGGAGATGTTGAAACTTATTTAACTTATGATGTTGAAACTGTCATCAAAGCTAGAAATGATAGTGGTAAAAAAGCAGCTATTGCTCTTAATTTTTTAAATGATATGAAAAATATAAAAGAGAGGTTAAATAATGATGAATAA
- a CDS encoding MBL fold metallo-hydrolase, protein MKISILGSGSAGNSTFVEIEDYKLLVDTGFSCKKTEEKLEKIGKKLSDISAILITHEHSDHINGAGVIARKYDIPIYITPESYRAGAAKLGQIDKSLLNFIDGDFILNDKVKVSPFDVMHDAERTIGFKLETQLNRKIAISTDIGYITNIVREYFKDVDAMIIESNYDFNTLMNCAYPWNLKERVKSRNGHLSNNECAKFIKEMYTDKLKKVFLAHVSKDSNNISLIKGTLEDEFIGMIKKPNCEITTQDNVTKLFDIDE, encoded by the coding sequence ATGAAAATTTCAATTCTAGGAAGTGGAAGTGCTGGAAATTCAACTTTTGTAGAAATAGAAGACTATAAACTTTTGGTAGATACAGGTTTCAGTTGTAAAAAAACTGAAGAAAAATTAGAAAAGATTGGAAAAAAATTATCAGATATTTCAGCAATTTTAATAACCCATGAGCATAGTGACCATATAAATGGAGCAGGAGTTATAGCAAGAAAATATGATATTCCAATCTATATTACTCCTGAAAGTTATAGAGCAGGAGCAGCTAAATTAGGACAAATAGATAAATCTTTATTAAATTTCATTGATGGTGATTTTATTCTCAATGATAAAGTAAAAGTTTCTCCATTTGATGTTATGCATGATGCTGAAAGAACTATTGGTTTTAAATTAGAAACTCAACTAAATAGAAAAATAGCAATATCAACTGATATTGGTTATATAACAAATATAGTTAGAGAGTATTTTAAAGATGTAGATGCTATGATCATTGAAAGTAACTATGATTTTAATACTCTTATGAACTGTGCGTATCCTTGGAATTTAAAGGAAAGAGTTAAAAGTAGAAATGGTCATCTTTCAAATAATGAGTGTGCTAAGTTTATTAAAGAAATGTATACTGATAAATTAAAAAAAGTATTCTTAGCTCATGTAAGTAAGGATAGTAATAATATTTCTTTAATAAAAGGAACTCTTGAAGATGAATTTATAGGTATGATTAAGAAACCTAACTGTGAGATAACTACACAAGATAATGTAACAAAACTATTTGATATAGATGAATAG